From Nguyenibacter vanlangensis, one genomic window encodes:
- a CDS encoding recombinase family protein: protein MRIGYARTSTTDQMAGMAAQVRDLEAQGCDRVFTEQVSGTVTVRPELEMAIDYLRRGDALVVCKPDRLARSTADLLAFVERIKAKGGELVILSMGGQTLDTSSPTSKLMLSMLAAVAEFERDLMLERQREGIAKAKAEGRYLGRKPTARSQADEVRKLADEGISPTEIAKRLGIGRTSVYRCLGRVAT, encoded by the coding sequence ATGCGGATCGGATATGCGCGGACCAGCACGACAGACCAGATGGCAGGGATGGCCGCCCAGGTGCGGGACCTTGAGGCGCAGGGTTGCGACAGGGTGTTCACGGAACAGGTGTCGGGCACCGTCACTGTCAGGCCGGAACTGGAAATGGCTATCGACTATCTCCGCCGGGGCGACGCTCTGGTGGTGTGCAAGCCGGACCGGCTGGCGCGATCGACGGCCGACCTTCTGGCATTCGTGGAGCGCATCAAGGCCAAGGGGGGCGAACTGGTCATCCTATCGATGGGCGGTCAGACGCTCGACACCAGCAGCCCGACCAGCAAGCTGATGCTGTCCATGCTTGCGGCGGTGGCCGAGTTCGAGCGCGACCTGATGCTGGAACGCCAGCGGGAAGGAATCGCCAAGGCCAAGGCGGAGGGGCGCTATCTAGGCCGGAAACCCACCGCGCGAAGCCAAGCTGATGAGGTCCGCAAACTGGCGGATGAAGGGATCAGCCCCACCGAGATCGCCAAGCGGCTGGGGATCGGCCGGACGTCGGTTTACCGGTGCCTCGGGAGGGTCGCGACATAA
- a CDS encoding PaaI family thioesterase, with protein sequence MPDAFPGGFDAASGGFMIGLEAGELVGGFRVTTLCCNRAGMCHGGKLASVCDVYLLLAALFREDLRAAFLPTVSLTLDFMAPAMHGAWVELRAETLRITRSLVFAQGLATVEGTPVARSSAIYHRTAPQDGDSQDTGAALRALLGHMPATQSKIIP encoded by the coding sequence ATGCCTGACGCGTTCCCGGGCGGCTTCGACGCCGCCAGCGGCGGCTTCATGATCGGGCTCGAGGCGGGCGAGCTGGTGGGCGGGTTCCGCGTCACGACGCTTTGCTGCAACCGGGCCGGGATGTGCCACGGTGGCAAGCTGGCCAGCGTCTGCGACGTCTATCTCCTGCTTGCCGCCCTGTTCCGCGAGGATCTGCGGGCGGCGTTCCTGCCGACAGTCTCCCTGACGCTGGATTTCATGGCCCCGGCCATGCATGGCGCATGGGTCGAATTGCGGGCCGAAACGCTGCGCATTACGCGCAGCCTGGTCTTCGCCCAGGGACTGGCCACGGTCGAGGGCACGCCCGTGGCACGCAGCAGCGCGATCTATCACCGCACAGCGCCTCAGGACGGCGACAGCCAGGATACCGGTGCCGCCCTGCGTGCGCTCCTGGGCCACATGCCCGCGACGCAGAGCAAAATTATCCCCTGA